The Penicillium psychrofluorescens genome assembly, chromosome: 2 nucleotide sequence GGCGGGATCAGCGCCTGCGGCGGCGTCACCGGCTGATGCTGCCATCCGGACGGCTCGGAGGTTGTATACTCCGGGCCGTTTGCAGGTGTGCGGGCAAAGTACGCAGCGGCACCAGGGTCGAGCCAGACAATAACTTTCAGGGCGGCCTGGATGGACGAAACTCCCAAATAAGAGGAGGGCTGTCTGGCCGAGAGAGACAGGGCGTTCACGTCGTCCGACACACCCTCGACCAGTAAATCCGCGGAACTGGCATGGCGGCTATCGGGCAGCTCCTCGGGCATGCTCTGCAGGGACTCGAGGTTGTCATCTTCGTTTGACAGTGGAGAGACATGCGCTTCCACCGACGGCGAGGTGGCAGGCGAGGCCGGGTGCGGCAGATTCATACCCGAGACTTGGGAGGCCGTGCCCGATGTGAGCTCGAGCAGTTTCTCCCGCGGCAGATTCACCAGTGACTCTGGCGCGAGGTTGGGAAATAATCTCCCCAGCACGCTGCGGTACTCGTCGAGCGTGGTGGACAGTTTCTCGACATGTCTAAGGATAGTGTGAGTCGGTTCATCATTCATGGAAAAGGGGAAGCGCTTACCGGCGTGACGGACGCGGATCGGAATAGTGACACTGATCAGATTTCTTGTACCAGCGGCAGGCCTCACACGGTTTCTCGCCATCACACTTGATCTTGCGGTGGCGACACGAGGTGCAGGCGCGCAGGGTGGTGATGCGGCGGCCGACGGACTCGCGGCGCTCGTTGCTGGGCCGGCGGGCGGGCGTGGTGGCCCCAGGATTCTCAAAGCCCTCGAAGGTGTGGAACATGATGTCGGCAAGGCATGTTCAATGGAGACCGAGACAGAGCATCATGACTACTATAAAACTAAAAAGGGGATCCACGCGTTGATATGCGGACGATCAATCTTcaggggaagaagaacaaaccGCCAAAACAGCCGATGAGGATTATTATGTTGTGGAGCACCGGCTGATCCGCCTGAATCCCCGCATTTTTGCTTTCGCTTAAATCGATCAGGTTACGGTTATTTAGGGATCGATCGCCCTTTGGTGTCCGAGTTGGATCTGCAACGGTGGACTCTACTGGTTCCTTCGATTCCCCGTCTCTACACACCCAACTTCATTCCCTCAGGAAACCCGCGGTTGAAGGTCGGGGATGCAAATGATGGTGATTATTGCTGACACGCGCCCTTCACCGGTGGCATTGATTGGGGCCCATTCCGCTTCCACATGCTCTGCACGCGCCACACCGGGGCCGTCCGGCAGATGGGCAGCACAGTCGCCCAAGACAGGCAAACCCCCCGGTCTAGTTGCAGGGCGTTGCATTGTCCCCACGGAGAACCTTGTCTTCAGCGTGGGAACGCGAACCCCACCGAGCAGCGATCGTCTGGGGAAACGGCTAATGTTGGAGTGGTGCGCTTGCCCGTCCGAGAATAGTGAGTAGTGTTCTGTTCTTTGTTCCACCCCGGTTGAGTTAGTTAGGGCTAAGTTGTCAATTCACCCAACACACCCAGCATCCCCGTAGAGTAGAGCCTCGTTAGCAAGATCGCGCAGTGACTCGGGCCACCAGGCGTGCTTAAGCCTTTACGCCATCCGCATGGTCATCAGTTCAGATTTGTGAAGAGGATCGAAATTGTTCAAATTGCCACGGAGAGGGGTGTCTGATGCCAAGCCCGAGCAATACTCTGCCGAGCCAGGATTGGACGGATAAATCAATTCATCCAGGGTTTGAAGAGTACGAGGGTAGAACGGGTAAGGAACGGTAGATGAGGCAAATCAATAATGATACATATGTCTGGAGACGACTGCACAGGTGGGCTCAAGCCTGAAAATATTAGCACCGACTATTACTGTGTAAGTCTGGGGACGGGGTCAGAGGGACGGGGCGCCAAGCCGTAAACACCAGTCGTGGATAAATTGGACCGGATATTCCGGGATGTGAGGATTGGCTCGGATGTACACCATACCTAGTAGGGTGTGTAGGTGAAACCCACATTCGGACCAGAGGGAGACCCGAGTGAAGCTGGACGGAACAGCCCCGTGTCAGGTGGGCCGCTAGTCCCGTTCGGTCCCGTAACACCACTCCGTGTCCAAACAGGAAGTACGAGGGGCTTATCGATAACACTCCGGGGAAGCTCACGGTGCGACATGGGCTATAAAGAAGTCACCTGCCCCGTCCAGGGAGTAGCTCAATCAATGATGTCGAACCTGGTGCAATTGCCCCTCCACGAGGGCTGGAGCTTCCGAGACCGCGATGACGCCGAGGGATGGATGCCCGTGCCAACCGTGCCTTCGGTCGTGCAGCAGGACCTCATAGCCAACAAGAAGTACGCTGCAATTCTCCCAATCGCGGGCTATTACTAAACAAATCTCAGACTCGAGGATCCCTTCATCGGCTTCAACGAACTCAAGGCCCGTTGGGTCAACGAGAAGTCATGGGTCTATCGCAAGAAGTTCCAGAAACCCGCGGCACCCGCCGGAGCGGCCATTGTCTTGGTCTTGGGCGGGCTGGACACGTTTGCCACGGTCAAGCTGGATGATCAGATCATCTTGAAAAGCGACAACATGTTTCTGGCGCACCGGGTGGACGTGACCAAAGCattgaaggaggagggcgatcACACTCTCGAAATTGAATTTGACTGTGCCTTCCTGAAAGCGCGCGAGCTGCATGACCAGCACCCGAATCATACATGGGTCGGTTTCAATGGTGATGTGTCACGCCTAGCGGCTCGCAAGGCGCAGTACCATTGGGGCTGGGACTGGGGTCCATTCCTGATGACAGCGGGGGTCTGGCGCCCAGTGCGGCTGGAAATGTACACAGCGCGAGTTTCGGATCTGTGGCCTCAAGTCCAGCTGGCAGCAGATCATGAGACCGCCGAGGTGACCGCCATGGCTACGGTGGATGCCGTTACGGGAGACAAATACACGGCTCGGTTCCGCTTAAGCCTGGAAGGACGTGAAATCGCCCGTCAAGATATCCCCGTTGGTGAAGACAAAACAGCACAAGTCGCATTCCGCGTCAACAAACCCTCTTTGTGGTGGCCTCATGGCTACGGTGAGCAGACTCGCTATGAGATGTCGGTCTCAGTGTTGTCGGGAGATGAGGAAGTGGACAGCACCGCTAAAAAGTTTGGCATTCGGACCGCAGAGGTAATCCAGCAGACGGACAAGCATGGCAAATCGTTCTATTTCCGGATCAACGGAATGGACATCTTCTGCGGTGGCTCATGCTGGATTCCGGCCGATAGTCTGCTGCCCAACATTAGTGCGCAGCGGTACCGCGATTGGATTAAGTTGATGGTTGAGGGCCGGCAGGTCATGATCAGGTAaggttttcttttccaacGATATCCAAAGGAAGCGCGTTAACTAGGGGTCCAGAGTctggggtggtggcatcTACGAAGAAGATATCTTCTACGAAACATGCGACGAGCTCGGTGTAATGGTCTGGCAAGACTTCATGTTCGGATGCGGAAATTATCCCACATGGCCGGGGCTTCTCGACTCAGTGCGCCAGGAGGCTATCTACAACGTGCAACGACTACGccaccatccatccatcgtAATTTGGGTTGGCAATAACGAGGATTACCAGGTGCAGGAATCCTCAGGCTTGACCTACAACTACGAGGACAAGGATCCGGAGAGCTGGCTGAAGACGGATTTTCCAGCACGCTACATCTAcgagaagctgctgccgGAGGTGGTATCCGAACACTCGCCAAACACATTTTATCATCCTGGAAGTCCATGGGGTGATGGGAAGATCTCGTCTGATCCCACAGTTGGGGATATGCATCAGTGGAATGGTCAGTTTATGTCCTGGGTATTATTTTATGTGTCTGCTAACCTGTCCACCAGTCTGGCACGGAACGCAAGAAAAATACCAAATCTTCGATACGCTGGGCGGCCGGTTCAACAGCGAGTTCGGCATGGAGGCATTCCCCCAGCGAAGCACGatcgacttcttcatcgagaACGAAGAGGACCTATTCCCGCAGTCGCATGTAATGGACTTCCATAACAAAGCCGACGGCCATGAACGACGGCTGGCAACGTACCTAGTCGAGAATCTGCGCAGCAGCACAAACCTCAACGTCTACATCTACCACACGCAGGTAATCCAAGCCGAAACAATGATGTTCGGATACCGGGGCTGGCGACGCCAATGGGGCGACGAGCGACACTGCGGCGGCGCCCTTCTATGGCAGCTGAACGACTGCTGGCCGACGATCTCCTGGGCGATCGCGGACTACTTCCTCAATCCGAAACCAGCCTACTACGCCGTGAAGCGGGTTCTCAACCCCATCGCGGTAGCCGTGCGTCGGTCGCACCATGACTGGAGTGTCGCGCACGCCTCACCACCGAAAACCAGCCGGTACGAGCTTTGGGTCGCTAGCAACAAGCCAGCGCTGGTACACGGCAACGTCGAGTTGCGCTTCATATCCACCAACACGGGTTGCGACATCCGGCCGCCGATAGTGCGGAATGACATCCTCATTGCAGCGAACGGGACAACGAACATTATAACCGACGGGGTGATAGACCACACTGTCGAACCAGAACCGCATGTCCTCTCCGCACGCCTATGGGTCGATGGCCGCATCGTCGCGAGAGACGTGGACTGGCCGCAACCTTTCAAATACCTTGATTTCTCTGGCCGTGGCCTTCGAGTCGAAGTTAAGAAGGGTAAGAGTGGTGCTGATGAGAAGATATTGGCTATTCATACGCACAAGCCGGTCAAGTGCCTCGTTATCCAGGAGTATGAGGGTGTCAGACTGAGTGATAATGCGATGGACATTATGCCTGGTGATGAGCAGACGGTTGTTTTGACGGGAACTGCGCCGGAGAGTGTTTATTATCGGTATTTGGGATTGGAGGGTTCTGAAGGGGAGAGCCTGTCTTTACTTTGAGAAATAGAGAAAAGATGGAGTTTGGTTTAGTGATCACGCTAACTTATGAGGTCTTGGTCAATGGCGAGGTTACAAAACTGTCTACCAAGACAAGAAAATCCCGTGGTCTCCACTACTTCAGATACTCATGGCAATCTGTTCAAGATCAGCCACCCACCGGGGCCTTCTTCACTCCAAAATCTTTCAAGCGGAAAGTCGAGGAATTTGAAATAAAATTGACTCAAACGCCTCCCTTCTCATCACGGCACCGAACCTAATATATCCGGTAAATGCCGCATCAGTAACAACATAAATTCACGACCGTAGAATGTACATACCCATGACATTTAATAAGCTTCGAAAGCGACGCGCTCAACTCTCTAAGCTTGCCTATATCAAGCCTATCTGCCCACGATTGCTGGAGAATATAACACCATGCTTGAATCGGGCTAACTTCATCCTCAAATACGAGTGTTTCGGACAAGGATAGGAGGTTGGCAAATATGACAGTTGGATCCCGCGCGGCCGAAGCTTGCTTTGACAGTGTGGATGGGATACATTGGTGCTGATGTGGGCCGATGAGAGTGGCGGATGCGAGGAGGGTATGGCCGTTGGGCTTGTCATGGTGATGCTCCAAATGAGGAAGGCAGGGACGTTCGAGGCTGGGCCTTTCTTAGAAAATAGACAGAGACACAGGGTAGCTAGATATCACTTACAACAAGACGAATTCCATTCCCATGTCAATTGTGTTTCGGTTAGAAAACTGTTCGGCGTATCGTGGTTGTGAATGATGTGATTGACAAAGAGAAAGGTCCGTTGCTGGGCAGGACAATGGAGCCGGCTGTTGGCTAGTTGCTGACTCGATGTTGTCGCTTTGAGATTGTGGAGAGTGGTCCGATGTCTGACCGTTGGATGTGTTTGGACTGAACAGATGAACGGGCGGGTTTTTCTTCTCATAGTCAACCCCCACGTTGAATTCCGAGAATCTCACCCCATTGTCGACATGCTCATGGTATTGAATCGAGTTCTTGGGTTCGATTAAGTCTGCATCAATACCATCAGGTGCCTCTAACTCGCCATCAAGTGTGGCGAGCATTGAATGCTCATTCTTATTCACAATACCCTGAAGTAAGCCGACATGATCGTGAAGATTCCGAACTTGTGCGAGCAAATCCGCTTCGCTTGCACGTAGGCGCAAGACTTCCTTCTCGAGGCTCTTGAAGTATTGATCCTTCCGCTGACGGTGTGTACTGTTAAATACTAATTTAGCGTGTGAGTGTAAGCAGCAATACAAGGCACGTCGTACCGCTGAGCTTTGCGAAGTTGTTCTCGCCGCTTAAAGAGGTTTGAATGAGTGTCGCCTTTGATGAAATGTCAGCAGGTTATTATGACACCGAAGGGCTATCCTTCTACAGGAAAGAAATCCGAGCTCTTTACCTGATGTAGTATCTTGCTCACCCGAGCGATGGCCTGGAAGGAAGGTGAATGCTTTCCTCATATCGATTTGAAGGATCGTGGCAGATCCTTCGCGGACTTCAAGGGTAACAAGTGGAACCCACACGTACTTTGCGTAGGTACAATTGGTATGGGTGCCTCCAGGGGAAGAAAACAAGTTGACAATCGTCAAAGGGAGCCATCGCTCCGCGGGTCTCATTTGATTCCATAATCAAGGGTTTCGGGCGTAGGCTAGCGCCCAGCTCAGCTCTGGTTAGGTTAGGCCCCCCTCCCCCACAGCCAGGATTGTTGACTTAATCATTGTTCCCTATTTAGGTTAGCGCGGAATTGACTTCGAGGTTGTTGATTTCGAAGGGAGTTATGGATTGTTGACTAAATCCCCGATTTGCGGATTGTTGACTTAATCATTATTCTATTAATCTATCTAGTTCAACCAGGTTGCAGTGGCTCCCACTTTGTGGATTGTTGACTTAATCATTATTTCCGGAATCTAACTAGGGTTATACCAGGTCACAGTGGCTGCGATCTGTGTCTGAGAACAGTATATAACAGAGCTCGCAAGAACGATGTCAAAGAATTGTTACAGAATAGCAACCCATTCGCCTACTACCAATTCTTTTTGAGAGAGGCCGTTTCATTTCCTCAAAGATGATGTACTCTCtatcttcttccctcttcctgGGGATGGCATTCCTCACGGGGCGTATATTCGCCAGCCCCATGTCGACCGACTCAGGGCCTGTCGGCAAAGCGGTCTACCTCCAATCGAATGAGCACGAGAACTCCGTTATTTCTATTACTATAGGTCATGACGGCAAGCTTTACGGCGGCATGACTACCTCTACGGGCGGAATGGGAGGTGCCGGTATCGACGGTACGACCAACAAACCTGCTGGCCCGGATGCACTCTCATCCCAAGGCTCGGTGGTAGTAAAGGACAATGTAAGCTTGTCGATATTGTCTGAGACTTACTTAGAAGGACTCTCCGGGCTCACATAATCTCACCAGTATCTTTTCGCTGTTAACGCCGGATCAAATACTGTGAGCATGTTCAAAATCGACGGCATCAATGCAGCAGATTTGTCAATGATCGGAAACCCGTCCGCCGTTCCCGGCGACTTTCCCGTCACTGTTGCAGCTTCGGTGAAGCGAAGCTTAGTATGTGTGGGCTATACTGGGAAAATGGCCGGTGTCTCTTGTGCGCCATTCACGCACGAGGGACTGGGCCCGATGAAGCAGGTGCTTGACTTTGATCTCGACCAGACCACGCCTCCTGTAGGCCCCACGAATACTGTCGCAGAAGTATTCTTCACCGCAGATGATTCTCGTCTTATTACCACTGTCAAGGGTGATCCGACCACCAATAATACGGGTTTCATCTCTGTTTTGCCATTCAAAGATTCGTGCTCATGTGCGCTCCAAGGACATGATGTACGGACCTCCCCACCCGGAACTGCTGTGCTTTTCGGCAGTGTCAATATTCCCGACACCTCTGATCTATTTGTAACGGATGCATCATTTGGAACTACAATTCTCGACCTCCATCCGAATACAGACAGCGTGTCTCTCCTGCACAAGACCGTCATAACTGGGCAAAAGGCGACGTGCTGGGCTGCATATTCCGAGGCCAGGAACAGTGTCTTTGTCACTGATGCGGGTAGAGACCGACTGATCGAGATCGGTGCACATGACTCGAAAATCATGTCAACTCTTGACTTGAAAAACGGCGATCCTGGACTCACTGACGTTAAAGTTTCTGGCCGCTTTGTGTATGCGCTTTCTCCCGGCAATGGCACTACTCCTGCCGCAATCACGGTGGTGGATTCGTTCCAGGGCCAGGAGATTCAGCACTTTCAGCTGGAGAAATTGGGCGGGAGCAAACGCGCCCAGGGTATGGCTATTCTTCAGTGGTAAACCATCATGGAAGAGAGTACGGCAGGATGGTTAGCCAGATAACCTTCTATACTTGTTTGGTTCGTTCGAAGGCGATATGCTCTCTAGTTCTAGACAATGGATAGCCCatacaataataatgcaaTAGCTACTTCATTCCATTATTCAATACCGTACCAGCACACTCCCAAGAATACTATTTAGGGTTAGGATAAAGCTACATTCCTTACTGGGGATAGTGGTGTTCAAACGTCGTGTATATTCCGGACTGAATACAGTGCCACAAGAGAGCAAGGATGCTGCAGAAAATTGACTCCTGTTCGTCTGCTATCATACAGGACTCTCACTCTCACAGTCTCTCATCCAGCAATctccccctctctccccacACACACATGCACATAACTCACTCACAGCGAAGGATCAGCCCACGCCAGGTCTCATCTCGTCTCATCTCACATCAGTCTCCGAGCCAAGGAAAtgcgatcgatcgatcgggGGGCAAAAGGAAAGGCAGGGGCAAGGGAAGGGATCCGTGAGGAAGAGACTGTCAACTATCCCATCAAGCATTGGTAAGTGGTGTGGTGTGTTGATGTCACTCTGCCACTCTCCACTCTCAAGGCGATGTCCTAACGCGCGCCACGGTCTGTCTGGCTTCGTCCGATCCGAAGTGCCTCATAAAGAAAGCAACTTCTGGGGGATGGAGCGGAGAGGGAAAGTGTCCTGCTGCAgtcgaagaaaaagaccaaaaCTGTCCTGTCCATTCCGGCCCAGTCCGGTTCCGTTCCGTATTCAAGGTAGGGTTTTGCACAAATCCGCTCGGTCTGCAATGTAGATAAATCAAACAAGCAGACCGCTCGAGCTTTCCTCAAGGAACCCAGAGCTTGCCGCCCCGTCCGCGGCCGTTGCCTCGCGATGCACCCCGAGAGGGCCCCCCACGGCCGCGGCCATTCGACGCACGACGTGGAGCGCTGGTGGTACCGCGCGCTGGGCCGTTCTGGGTGCTTAGATCCACTGGAGGAGACGACTTGGCTGCTCCGCCCAGGGAGCGACTGAATGAATCCGGGTCGATCGGCTGCGTAGGCACTTCAATAGTACTCTCCCCAGAGGGCGGCGCAGCAGTCTGTTTGGCAGCTTTCCTCGCTGCCGCACCACGGGAAGCGCCGCGCGAGCTGCCTTTGCCACGGCCGCGGGGGACGAAAACCAgttcatcttcgtcgctctcttcttcgtaAGATAGAAGGGTCTTGGGTTCTGTCGTTGTTTGAGTCTGTGTCTTCTCGACGTATTTGCAGCGGTTCTTGTACTCGCGCTCTTCATATTGGATGGCCGTGCGCAGCTGCAGGATGTTCTTAACGCCAATGCCGAACTTCTGCGCCCACACCTGTGTCGCGCGGTCGTTTGTCACGAGAATACAGGTTTTGGCAGAGTTCTCGGCGTCCGGCCCACTGTGCAGTCGCCAGAGTAATGCGCTAAGCAGCGGACGAAGCACGGGCGGTGCAGTCGGGATGGTGGATCCGGACGCGGTGCGCTGGTGTCCAGGCGAAGGTTTCGGTTTGCCATTTTTATTGCCGTTCGTCTCATGCTGCGCGCATTCCGGACTGGTTCGCGAGCTGCGGGAGGAAGTGCGCGAACCGGGGCCGCTCGGGGTACCTGCAGAAGTAATCGaggcggcctcggcgtctTTCTTGAAATTCAGTTTGCTCAGCAGCATCTGCGACAGGTCATCCGACGCGGTGTTCTTGTCTTCGTAGGATTCGGATGGCTCCAGGTCCCCATCAGTGGTGGCTGGGTCGGGGTCGTCGATGGCCTCAGGCTCCTCCTCGAATTCCGGCAGAAAGAATTtctccgcctcttcccaGTGCTCAAACTGTTCATTCGGGCCCTGCAGAGCGATGCGATCGGGGGCGATGTGATCCTTGCCAGAGGTGACTCGGTCGAGGAAGCGGGTTGCCTCGCGGGCATTAATAGAGACTTGCGATCCGGCCCGCTTCAACGCGTGCAGCCGTTCAAGGGCTGATGGTGGTTAGGAAGGAGGTTGTGGTTCAAGCACAGCAGGGTTACTCACTGTAAAGGGGAACGATGAGATCGATGGCCCCGTTGGTAGTCCATttcttgatctcgctgaTGTTCGTAGTCAGGGCCGTCTCGTCCACGGCACAGTGAAAGACCTTGCGACCGGTCGACATGACGGTGCGGAAGCCGGTCTGGTCAGAGGGACTGGTGATCAAGATGGGATAGGACAGTGTTGTCCGCCCTATACCAGGGAACTGGGGGTGTAGACAACCACGACTGGATTCGGGCCGGTCAGCATGGGGCGGGTTGAGAGGCAGGGTTTAGGGCGGACTGCGGGAATATGGAGGGATGACTGAAGGTCAGGGTAAGCAGGAGTGAAAGCACTCACGTTCAAGGGCCAAGGGGCAAGGGAATTCCACCATCTTTGACGGCGCACACTGCGATAGTGAGACGAAAGTGAAGTGGGCGAAGATGCGATGGGGAGATGCCGAGCTGACTAATCTGGACTACACGGAAAGAAACATTGAATGTATACACAATGAAAGAGGAGCGTGGGGGTGAGCTCTATGTTCATTCCCGAGGATATCAGTGAAATAGTTACGTCTAGGAGCAAAAAGGATATCGGCTGGCCAAAGTCACAGGGGCCAGCAAGAACAGTCGCAGAAAAAAACAGCATGCCGCTcggggaaaaaagaaagaacagattatgccttggtcttcttgatcagACCATCCGACTCCTTGACGCGCTGTGCCCATTCGCTGTTCTCGAGTCAGTCAGATTTACAAGAcatggggggggggggatcACTTACGTCCAGCTGCCATCGTACACCCGGCGAAGACTGGGCTCCCCGTAGTCGGCCTCACCGAGAGCAGTCTCGATGACAGTCGCAGTAACTCCAGTGCCGCaggagctgatgatggagCGGGAGGGTTCAATCTTGCGGTCCTCAAAGATCTTGCGCAGATCAGCAGCAGGCAGGTAGGTCTTAGTCTCCGGATCTAGCAGTTCCTGGAAGGGCATGCTCTTGGAGCCAGGCACATGACCAGAGGAGAGGCCAGGACGGGGCTCCGGGTCAGTTCCAGCCCAGCGACCGTGCGAGCGAGCATCCAGGATCTCCACATCTTCCGCACCTTCCTTGCCGTAGTCGAGAGCCAgctccttcatctcccgGAACGAGATGACCAGCTTGGAGTCGTAGGTGGGGACGGGATATTTGGTCGTCTCCCGTGGGGC carries:
- a CDS encoding uncharacterized protein (ID:PFLUO_003405-T1.cds;~source:funannotate) — its product is MSNLVQLPLHEGWSFRDRDDAEGWMPVPTVPSVVQQDLIANKKLEDPFIGFNELKARWVNEKSWVYRKKFQKPAAPAGAAIVLVLGGLDTFATVKLDDQIILKSDNMFLAHRVDVTKALKEEGDHTLEIEFDCAFLKARELHDQHPNHTWVGFNGDVSRLAARKAQYHWGWDWGPFLMTAGVWRPVRLEMYTARVSDLWPQVQLAADHETAEVTAMATVDAVTGDKYTARFRLSLEGREIARQDIPVGEDKTAQVAFRVNKPSLWWPHGYGEQTRYEMSVSVLSGDEEVDSTAKKFGIRTAEVIQQTDKHGKSFYFRINGMDIFCGGSCWIPADSLLPNISAQRYRDWIKLMVEGRQVMIRVWGGGIYEEDIFYETCDELGVMVWQDFMFGCGNYPTWPGLLDSVRQEAIYNVQRLRHHPSIVIWVGNNEDYQVQESSGLTYNYEDKDPESWLKTDFPARYIYEKLLPEVVSEHSPNTFYHPGSPWGDGKISSDPTVGDMHQWNVWHGTQEKYQIFDTLGGRFNSEFGMEAFPQRSTIDFFIENEEDLFPQSHVMDFHNKADGHERRLATYLVENLRSSTNLNVYIYHTQVIQAETMMFGYRGWRRQWGDERHCGGALLWQLNDCWPTISWAIADYFLNPKPAYYAVKRVLNPIAVAVRRSHHDWSVAHASPPKTSRYELWVASNKPALVHGNVELRFISTNTGCDIRPPIVRNDILIAANGTTNIITDGVIDHTVEPEPHVLSARLWVDGRIVARDVDWPQPFKYLDFSGRGLRVEVKKGKSGADEKILAIHTHKPVKCLVIQEYEGVRLSDNAMDIMPGDEQTVVLTGTAPESVYYRYLGLEGSEGESLSLL
- a CDS encoding uncharacterized protein (ID:PFLUO_003406-T1.cds;~source:funannotate), whose amino-acid sequence is MSTDSGPVGKAVYLQSNEHENSVISITIGHDGKLYGGMTTSTGGMGGAGIDGTTNKPAGPDALSSQGSVVVKDNYLFAVNAGSNTVSMFKIDGINAADLSMIGNPSAVPGDFPVTVAASVKRSLVCVGYTGKMAGVSCAPFTHEGLGPMKQVLDFDLDQTTPPVGPTNTVAEVFFTADDSRLITTVKGDPTTNNTGFISVLPFKDSCSCALQGHDVRTSPPGTAVLFGSVNIPDTSDLFVTDASFGTTILDLHPNTDSVSLLHKTVITGQKATCWAAYSEARNSVFVTDAGRDRLIEIGAHDSKIMSTLDLKNGDPGLTDVKVSGRFVYALSPGNGTTPAAITVVDSFQGQEIQHFQLEKLGGSKRAQGMAILQW
- a CDS encoding uncharacterized protein (ID:PFLUO_003407-T1.cds;~source:funannotate); the protein is MSTGRKVFHCAVDETALTTNISEIKKWTTNGAIDLIVPLYTLERLHALKRAGSQVSINAREATRFLDRVTSGKDHIAPDRIALQGPNEQFEHWEEAEKFFLPEFEEEPEAIDDPDPATTDGDLEPSESYEDKNTASDDLSQMLLSKLNFKKDAEAASITSAGTPSGPGSRTSSRSSRTSPECAQHETNGNKNGKPKPSPGHQRTASGSTIPTAPPVLRPLLSALLWRLHSGPDAENSAKTCILVTNDRATQVWAQKFGIGVKNILQLRTAIQYEEREYKNRCKYVEKTQTQTTTEPKTLLSYEEESDEDELVFVPRGRGKGSSRGASRGAAARKAAKQTAAPPSGESTIEVPTQPIDPDSFSRSLGGAAKSSPPVDLSTQNGPARGTTSAPRRASNGRGRGGPSRGASRGNGRGRGGKLWVP